In Anseongella ginsenosidimutans, one genomic interval encodes:
- a CDS encoding class I SAM-dependent methyltransferase has product MLKRKFAGSELIVLDFYDPGKHTEVSIRKAREVYPPFPGTLNVNTGSLPLEDELANKVFAIFLAHEIRDHVERIAFFKEMGRILAPFHWGSVFSGQHG; this is encoded by the coding sequence TTGTTAAAAAGAAAATTTGCCGGCTCGGAACTAATCGTTCTCGATTTTTATGATCCGGGAAAACATACTGAAGTGTCCATCAGGAAGGCAAGAGAGGTTTATCCGCCGTTTCCCGGCACCCTTAATGTGAATACGGGAAGTCTGCCGCTGGAGGATGAGCTGGCAAATAAGGTATTTGCTATTTTTTTGGCTCACGAGATACGGGATCATGTGGAAAGAATTGCTTTTTTCAAGGAAATGGGCAGAATCCTGGCGCCATTTCACTGGGGATCGGTGTTTTCTGGACAGCACGGCTGA